CTGCCGGACGAGGCGCATCACACGTATGATGACTGGGATGCTGTCTATGATCTCTTCCGGGAAGATTGCGTTGTCCTGAGCGATGAAGAGGTAGGTGCTTTCGAAGAACTGATTTCAATCCACGCGCAGGAATACGGAGTCCCAAGGGAGTTGCTGAGCGCCATCTACCACGACACGCTCCAGCGATTCCCGATGTTCTGTTCAGAGACAATCCTCTTCGTTGGCCCCACTGGCGAATCGGGGCCGCGTTTTCATCCCAAGGTCCTTTGCGGCTCAGGATCGTGCGTGGATCATATGGTTTTCGAGGAGTCCTGGATAGGCATTCATATCTGCGCCTCAGATTCCATGGCATTCGTCTGGATTCTCAACTCACAAGCCGAAATGGCAGGTTACAACATTCTGGTTCGCGCAGTCAAAATGCCCGATGGTCATTGGCTGATTGATGCATCCTGGTTAATGGGTATCATGTAGCGAAGGGCCCATCTCTCACCACACACTGAAGAACTCCATCTCCGGTGGCCCACCTCCCGTCGCAGGACCGCCCGGGTCCTCGACGATGCCATTCGCCGTTTCGTCAAGATCGCCGCGTCCTCCATCCCGGATGAAGAGAGTGAAGAGCCGTGAGCTCGAATCATACTGGGCGCCCGTTCCGGTGCCGGCTTCCCAGTTGAAGTTCATCCAACCCGGCGTCACATCCCATTGCCAGTACGAATCGATCGTTCCCGGATCGTCATGAAGTTGGATCTGGACTTCGACGATTTCTCCGGCGGCGATGGCTCCGTTGTAATCCACCGCGAAGTGCACCAACCCGATTGGGAAGCTTGTCACTCCATCTGGATAAGCGACTGAGACCGGATCGGTCCCGACACCAGTGAGAACGGGTCCCGGAGCATTCGGTGACGCGATTAGCGTCGCGTACATCCCGCCGCCCTCCACCGGAAGAGAAGCTACAAATGCCTGAAGGCTGTCGGACGTTCCATCGTCGTTCGCATCGCCTGCATTCGGCGCGGCATCCTCGATTGCGTTCGGGACTCCATCCGAATCGAAGTCCGAGTTCTCAAATCGCGCGAGGTAGCGGCGGTTCGTACCGCCGACCTCCGTGAATGACCCACCGACATAGAGGGCGCGCCCATCTCCGCCCAATGCCATCACACGATTGTTGAGGCCCGGGTCCCATGTGGTCGCGCTGCCCGTGGCTGGATCGAGTTCCGCCACGAACCACCGCACTTCTCCACCAATGGTAGTGAACGGGCCTCCTGCGTAAATCTCGGACCCTGATGAATGGAGCGACAAGAGATAGATGCTTGCACTCGGGTTCCAGGAGGTTGCATTGCCCGTCGTCGCATCCAGCGCCGCGATGTACTTCCGCGACTGTCCTCCGATGGACGTGAAGTTCCCGCCCGCATAGACCGTCGATCCCTGGATTGCAAACATGTCGACCGTGTTGTTTGCATTGGGATTCCAGCCAGTCGCCTGGCCAGTCGTTGCATCAAGCGCAGCAACGCGATTTCGAGCCTGTCCGGCGATCGTGGTAAAAGATCCTCCCACGTAAACGGTTGAACCGGAAACGGCAAGACCCGAGACGACGCTGTTTGGATTTGGATTCCAGCCCGTAGCATTTCCTGTCCCTGCATCGAGAGCCGCAAGACGGCTGCGCGACGCCCCACCGATCGATGTGAAGTATCCCCCTGCGTAGACGGTCGATCCCGACGTCGCCAACGCAAGGACCACGCTGTCCGGATTGGGATTCCATGGCGTCACGTTTCCGGTCGCCGCATCCAGGGCGGCAATGCGGTAGCGCCCTTCCCCATTCACCGTGGTGAAAGGCCCCGCGATATAGACTGTCGATTCGTCCTCGGAGACCGCGATTTCCTGTACGGCCGAATCGATGTCCGCTTGAAATGATGTCAGGTTTCCCGAGGCGTCGAAGGCAGCGATGCGATTTCGTTGATGTCCGCTGATGCCTCGAAATGTCCCGCCAATCAGAATCTCCGTCCCATCCGCATTTGGATACAGGCAGTAGATCTGATCATCGCTATCGTAAGCCGTGTTGGCGGACCAGCTTGCCAGGTTTCCCGTGGCCGCATCCAATGCGGCCACGCATCGGCGCGCTTCTCCGTTCATTGCATCGAAGTATCCGCCGACATAGACAGTCGACCCGTATAGCGTAATCGCATTGATTCGATCGTTGTCCGGCGTCGGATTCCAGTCTGTCGCATTTCCCGTCGCGGCTTCGATGGCAGCCAGATAAGTACGCGATTGGGCACCGACGAACGTGAAGCTCCCTCCGATGTAGACCAGGGTTGTATCTGGAGAGACATAGATCGTATCGACCACGCCATTCGGACTAGGATCCCAGATTGTTGGCGTGGCCGTAATTCCATCAAGGGCGGCCAACTGCGCGCGAGATTGTCCGCTGATGGTCGTGAACTCACCACCAACATAAACGATACCGTCGGCTTCGGCGACTGCATTCACCGAGAAGTTGGGGTTGGGGTTCCAGGTCGTTGCATTGCCCGTGGTCGTATCGATGGCGGCCAGGTAACGCCGCGATGCTCCACCAATGCTTGTGAAGCGTCCTCCTGCATACACCGTGGTCCCCCAGATCGACAGATCCTCCACATGGTTATCCGCATTCGGGTTCCAACTCGTGGCGTTACCCGTTGTCGGATCGAGAGCCGCGATGTAGTTACGGGTTTGCCCACCGATCGTCCGGAAGTATCCG
This genomic window from bacterium contains:
- a CDS encoding PQQ-binding-like beta-propeller repeat protein, with amino-acid sequence MMIGKGIRVTLIALVMLSAGLWPVHAGLSSTPDPDMWVPNANVQAIAQAGDTTYVGGTFTYIGAIARMAVPVNTTTGLPNSDFPEANSTVYACAPAGEGGWYIGGSFTDVGGVPRNRIARILADGTVDPDWNPNASNNVLTIAVSGGLVYVGGYFRTIGGQTRNYIAALDPTTGNATSWNPNADNHVEDLSIWGTTVYAGGRFTSIGGASRRYLAAIDTTTGNATTWNPNPNFSVNAVAEADGIVYVGGEFTTISGQSRAQLAALDGITATPTIWDPSPNGVVDTIYVSPDTTLVYIGGSFTFVGAQSRTYLAAIEAATGNATDWNPTPDNDRINAITLYGSTVYVGGYFDAMNGEARRCVAALDAATGNLASWSANTAYDSDDQIYCLYPNADGTEILIGGTFRGISGHQRNRIAAFDASGNLTSFQADIDSAVQEIAVSEDESTVYIAGPFTTVNGEGRYRIAALDAATGNVTPWNPNPDSVVLALATSGSTVYAGGYFTSIGGASRSRLAALDAGTGNATGWNPNPNSVVSGLAVSGSTVYVGGSFTTIAGQARNRVAALDATTGQATGWNPNANNTVDMFAIQGSTVYAGGNFTSIGGQSRKYIAALDATTGNATSWNPSASIYLLSLHSSGSEIYAGGPFTTIGGEVRWFVAELDPATGSATTWDPGLNNRVMALGGDGRALYVGGSFTEVGGTNRRYLARFENSDFDSDGVPNAIEDAAPNAGDANDDGTSDSLQAFVASLPVEGGGMYATLIASPNAPGPVLTGVGTDPVSVAYPDGVTSFPIGLVHFAVDYNGAIAAGEIVEVQIQLHDDPGTIDSYWQWDVTPGWMNFNWEAGTGTGAQYDSSSRLFTLFIRDGGRGDLDETANGIVEDPGGPATGGGPPEMEFFSVW